Proteins from a single region of Desulfobacter postgatei 2ac9:
- a CDS encoding DNA internalization-related competence protein ComEC/Rec2, whose protein sequence is MLFIFLCFATGAIAGSWAPVAPWIYFIAVCLPAATIFILFKPDKFIFLSCLAVFSLTAFRMAGICAPDYSDQHVIRFCNGETYPISGIINSLPKKYPDKTRYTINCTSIGTDTAVGKLILTIYHDPLKQPVSSLRFGEHIIVTSKIRAIRNFSNPGGYDHEFRMRLEGITGTIYANSYTIVHTGRVDGSLFARGMRFLQRTRERFSDNVAKALQNTDERQPDFFSNQAGAVLTALVTGQKEMIHEKTRDNFSKAGLSHILAVSGLHMSLVGFGFFSVFIFILNQHSSFVITGHAKKAAGILTLLPLTAYAFFAGFSPSTQRALIMTAVFLTSFLIEKEKDPLNTLYFAASLILFIDPGTLFSISFQLSFVCVFFIISGFMFLGRTLGIPENKWIKRICLMILTTVFAGIGAAPVTAFYFNMFPMVQVGTNLVMIPVIGFLGLPLGLAGLMFMDLLPGLSDLFLTLDIHILSYCLQGIHWIAGFDWTWARVVTPRPIEIIIYYALILCLGFAIMEKNKGAIYLTFLLTAAGMVSTGQGMLKRFYPGKLVVHTLDVGQGNASVIITPDGKTLLIDAGGFGSGSSFDTGRYIVGPFLWKRWILSLDAVILTHPDSDHMNGLYFIFENFGVRQWIKNHEMLSSVFFKNLMDIAEKKDIKIHVPGPDPWRFSWDQVKISIIGGKSPQLSDNVNNNSLVTRLDFLSFSMLFPGDIEEKRERELIHAENFSLKSDILMSPHHGSCSSSSELFLDQVSPSGVIISCGYMNRHKFPCRRVFQRYLQKRISIFRTDLMGAVTLQSDGIGYTIKTHRKF, encoded by the coding sequence ATGCTCTTTATCTTCCTCTGCTTTGCAACCGGTGCCATAGCAGGTAGTTGGGCACCGGTTGCACCCTGGATATATTTTATTGCGGTGTGTCTGCCTGCCGCAACTATCTTTATTCTTTTCAAACCTGATAAATTTATTTTTTTATCATGTCTTGCAGTTTTTAGCTTGACTGCATTCCGCATGGCAGGCATCTGCGCTCCAGATTATTCTGATCAACATGTCATCAGGTTTTGCAATGGTGAAACTTACCCGATTTCAGGTATAATTAATTCTCTTCCTAAAAAATATCCAGATAAAACCAGATACACCATAAATTGTACCAGCATCGGTACGGATACCGCTGTTGGAAAATTGATTTTAACCATATATCATGATCCTTTAAAGCAACCTGTATCATCCCTGCGTTTTGGGGAACATATTATCGTTACGTCAAAAATTAGAGCCATACGAAATTTTTCCAACCCCGGGGGGTATGATCATGAATTTCGGATGCGTCTTGAAGGTATAACCGGCACCATTTACGCCAATTCGTACACCATTGTACATACAGGCAGGGTTGACGGCAGTTTATTTGCCCGGGGCATGCGATTTCTGCAAAGGACCCGGGAACGCTTTTCCGACAATGTTGCAAAAGCCCTCCAAAACACAGATGAGAGGCAGCCTGATTTTTTCTCCAACCAGGCCGGGGCTGTGCTTACAGCACTGGTTACAGGGCAAAAAGAGATGATTCATGAAAAAACCCGTGATAATTTTTCCAAAGCAGGTCTTTCTCATATTTTAGCTGTCTCGGGTTTGCACATGTCTCTTGTCGGATTTGGTTTTTTTTCTGTTTTTATATTTATATTAAATCAGCACTCGTCTTTTGTCATAACAGGCCATGCAAAAAAAGCAGCAGGCATTCTCACGCTCTTGCCTTTGACGGCCTATGCTTTTTTTGCCGGGTTCTCACCATCGACCCAAAGAGCGTTGATCATGACAGCGGTTTTTTTAACCTCTTTTCTCATTGAAAAGGAAAAAGATCCTTTAAACACCCTTTACTTTGCCGCAAGTCTAATTCTTTTTATTGATCCCGGTACCTTGTTTTCGATCTCTTTTCAGCTCTCATTTGTTTGTGTTTTTTTTATTATCTCGGGCTTTATGTTCCTTGGACGGACTTTGGGCATACCCGAGAATAAATGGATTAAAAGAATTTGTTTAATGATTTTGACAACCGTGTTTGCAGGGATCGGCGCAGCCCCTGTGACAGCGTTTTATTTTAATATGTTTCCCATGGTCCAGGTGGGGACCAACCTTGTCATGATTCCTGTCATCGGTTTTTTAGGGCTTCCCCTGGGATTGGCAGGCCTGATGTTTATGGATCTTTTGCCTGGCCTCTCCGACCTTTTTTTAACTTTAGATATCCACATTCTTTCATATTGTCTTCAGGGTATTCATTGGATTGCCGGTTTCGACTGGACCTGGGCCAGGGTCGTCACACCACGGCCAATTGAAATTATAATATATTATGCACTGATACTTTGCCTTGGATTTGCAATCATGGAAAAGAACAAGGGTGCGATATATCTGACCTTTCTTCTGACTGCGGCCGGCATGGTATCCACAGGCCAGGGGATGTTGAAAAGATTTTATCCCGGAAAACTTGTGGTGCACACCCTGGATGTAGGGCAGGGGAATGCCTCTGTTATCATTACGCCTGACGGAAAAACCCTGCTCATTGATGCCGGCGGATTTGGCTCAGGTTCCAGTTTTGACACCGGCCGGTATATTGTGGGCCCCTTTTTGTGGAAGCGCTGGATTCTATCTCTTGATGCCGTTATTCTGACACATCCGGACAGTGATCATATGAATGGCCTTTATTTTATTTTTGAAAACTTTGGGGTCAGACAATGGATAAAAAATCATGAGATGCTCTCATCTGTTTTTTTTAAAAATCTGATGGATATCGCTGAAAAAAAAGATATTAAAATTCATGTCCCGGGTCCTGACCCCTGGCGGTTTTCGTGGGATCAGGTTAAAATAAGTATTATTGGCGGAAAAAGTCCGCAATTATCTGATAACGTTAATAACAACAGTCTTGTTACCCGACTTGATTTTTTATCCTTTTCCATGCTCTTTCCAGGCGATATTGAAGAAAAAAGAGAAAGGGAACTTATACATGCAGAAAATTTTAGTCTCAAATCAGATATTCTTATGTCCCCCCACCATGGCAGTTGTTCCAGTTCAAGTGAACTTTTTCTTGATCAAGTCAGCCCGTCAGGAGTTATAATATCATGCGGTTATATGAACAGACATAAGTTCCCCTGCCGGAGAGTTTTCCAGCGGTATTTGCAAAAAAGGATCTCAATTTTTCGAACGGATCTGATGGGCGCTGTTACACTGCAGTCTGACGGTATTGGTTATACCATTAAAACCCATAGGAAATTTTAA
- a CDS encoding acyl-CoA dehydratase activase, producing MDKPATILGIDAGSVSVHLAIIDRNGNLLHKASEYHHGDVRACLTKMLNHKVLSSVTHVAKTASTPTDVNAALCVDEQVAVIRSARHIHKDFSAILHVGGEKFFLSLFDGHGNYRGQRQNSGCAAGTGAFLDQQAGRIHLPGSEKISSMALENGGRRPDIATRCAVFAKTDLIHAQQQGYDLKQICDGLCYGLARNIADTLFKQNIPEKDIIFCGGVSKNNAVKKHLESIIGKRLVNGEHALFYGAMGAALCLADEMMNTHVPAKSLNDINTFFLDRKKIKGMLNPALELTLSDYPDFSSVETLDFESVEIEIFKPIDNGSSIKGFLGLDVGSTSTKSIIIDQNGEPIAGFYTRTASRPVEAFQRIFKACDHLMAEKKVVFKIQGCGTTGSGRRISGKIIGADLEPDEITAHATAAVNLHPDVDTIIEIGGQDAKFTIVKNGQVTSSVMNAVCAAGTGSFIEEQAMRLNCPLSEYSQRAQGIAAPVSSDRCTVFMERDINYFFAEGYGKNEILASVLHSVRDNYLTKVANIAQIGDRVVFQGATARNRALVAAFEQKLNKPIHVSRYCHLTGALGIALMARQMKEKGELPESGFRGFHLWKETIPVRQEVCRLCTNHCKITIAEVEGEALAYGFLCGRDYHTKKRVNPSGLYDLLGLRKEVRHRTLPEQGVLKKSGKKITIGLPNALHMTHDLDFWQIFFKEIGLSVVTSCKCTDPVKQGKQIAGAEFCAPVLALHGHVRFLEDKCDYIFLPFYFEDKTNEKGLRRHHCYYTQFAPAVLSTLTNQGKILSPIVKYLYTNFHTKMQLYDTFKKIGANISFFDISSAWDRALSAQKNMEQALAGLWRSQRSTGRADVLLLGRPYTVLSSSMNNNIPGIFANLGIKTFFNDMIDLEGIDYSPIEPLLKQIHWKHAAKNLQAAYVAATTPNLYPVYISSFRCAPDAFAVDYFKEIMGSANKPYLVLELDEHDSSVGYETRIEAAVRAFENHRRQDQAPQTTDASLFIPKFDRSIEQKTVIFPNWDAISGHLIVNIIKNEGHNAILMEENQETLKKALLTNTGQCLPLNAVAAGFIHTVEKNGLSPENTVLWLNQSDIACNIKMYPYHIQKILTRHGKGFEKARVYLGELSLFDLGFKASTNTYFAYMFGGLFRSIGCKIRPYEINKGQTDEALHTAGAIMGTAFLTGGSKEKALKEIMSVFEQIPVKKETRPKVGIFGDLYVRDNRIMNQNLIQFIEDNGGEVVTTPYYQYVQIIANAYFKKWFKEGKYLSLISNKALLTAVKTMEKKYYPFFAPFFNETELKVNAPYEHILETYGMLPEHTGESMDNLLKIHYIVNEHPDIALLVAVNPTFCCPGLVTEAMASQIEKKVGVPIVNITYDLSGGNKNRVVVPFLKYLRRSPYSQSRKAFV from the coding sequence ATGGATAAACCTGCCACGATCCTTGGCATTGATGCCGGATCCGTATCCGTTCATCTTGCAATTATTGATAGAAACGGCAATCTTTTGCATAAAGCATCTGAATACCATCATGGCGATGTCAGGGCATGTCTGACAAAAATGCTGAACCATAAGGTCCTTTCATCGGTGACCCATGTGGCTAAAACCGCATCCACGCCCACAGATGTCAATGCAGCGCTCTGTGTTGACGAACAGGTGGCTGTCATACGCAGCGCACGTCACATCCATAAAGATTTCAGCGCTATTCTGCATGTGGGCGGGGAAAAATTTTTCCTAAGCCTGTTTGACGGCCACGGCAATTACAGGGGCCAGCGGCAGAATTCAGGGTGTGCAGCAGGCACCGGTGCATTCCTCGACCAGCAGGCCGGACGAATTCACCTGCCGGGATCGGAAAAAATTTCATCCATGGCCCTTGAAAACGGCGGTCGGCGGCCGGACATCGCCACCCGGTGTGCGGTGTTTGCAAAGACAGATCTGATCCATGCCCAACAGCAGGGCTATGATCTTAAACAAATCTGTGACGGACTGTGCTACGGGCTTGCCAGGAACATTGCCGACACCTTGTTCAAGCAGAATATCCCGGAAAAAGATATTATATTCTGCGGCGGTGTTTCCAAAAATAATGCCGTTAAAAAGCATCTTGAATCCATTATCGGCAAACGCCTTGTCAACGGAGAACATGCCCTGTTTTATGGGGCCATGGGCGCAGCGCTATGTCTTGCTGATGAAATGATGAATACCCATGTACCTGCCAAGTCCTTGAATGATATCAACACCTTTTTCCTGGACCGAAAAAAAATAAAAGGCATGCTTAATCCGGCGCTTGAGCTTACCCTGTCTGATTATCCTGACTTTTCGTCCGTTGAAACCCTTGATTTTGAATCCGTTGAAATTGAAATTTTCAAACCCATTGATAATGGATCTTCGATTAAAGGTTTTTTAGGGCTTGATGTAGGTTCCACAAGCACCAAAAGCATTATTATTGACCAGAATGGTGAGCCTATAGCCGGATTTTACACCCGGACCGCGTCAAGGCCGGTGGAAGCTTTCCAGCGCATATTTAAAGCCTGTGACCATCTCATGGCTGAAAAAAAGGTGGTGTTCAAAATCCAGGGGTGCGGAACCACAGGTTCCGGCCGACGCATTTCCGGTAAAATCATTGGTGCGGACTTAGAACCCGATGAGATCACGGCCCACGCCACCGCAGCCGTGAATCTTCACCCGGATGTGGATACCATCATTGAAATCGGAGGCCAAGACGCCAAATTTACCATCGTTAAAAACGGCCAGGTCACTTCATCGGTCATGAATGCGGTATGTGCCGCAGGTACCGGCAGCTTTATTGAAGAACAGGCCATGCGCCTTAACTGCCCGTTATCCGAGTACTCCCAGAGAGCACAGGGCATTGCGGCACCGGTATCCAGTGACCGGTGTACTGTTTTCATGGAAAGGGATATCAATTATTTTTTTGCCGAGGGGTATGGGAAAAACGAAATTTTGGCATCGGTGCTGCACTCGGTACGCGACAATTACCTGACCAAGGTCGCCAATATTGCTCAAATCGGTGACCGGGTCGTATTCCAGGGGGCCACTGCCAGAAATAGGGCCCTTGTGGCAGCCTTTGAGCAAAAATTGAATAAACCGATCCATGTATCCCGGTACTGCCACCTCACCGGTGCCCTTGGCATCGCCCTGATGGCCAGGCAGATGAAGGAAAAAGGCGAGCTGCCTGAATCTGGCTTTAGGGGTTTTCACCTATGGAAAGAAACTATTCCAGTGCGTCAGGAGGTTTGCCGACTTTGCACCAACCATTGCAAGATCACCATTGCCGAAGTAGAAGGAGAAGCCCTTGCCTATGGATTTCTGTGCGGCAGGGATTACCATACAAAAAAACGGGTTAACCCTTCAGGTCTTTATGATCTTTTAGGGCTTAGAAAAGAGGTCCGGCACAGGACCCTTCCCGAACAAGGCGTCTTAAAAAAGAGTGGAAAAAAAATAACCATAGGCCTTCCCAATGCCCTTCACATGACCCATGATCTTGATTTCTGGCAGATTTTTTTCAAGGAAATTGGATTGTCTGTGGTGACCAGCTGCAAGTGTACCGATCCTGTCAAACAAGGCAAACAGATTGCCGGGGCCGAATTCTGTGCACCTGTTCTTGCGCTGCACGGACATGTACGTTTTCTTGAGGATAAATGCGATTATATTTTTCTGCCCTTTTATTTTGAAGACAAAACCAATGAAAAAGGATTGCGTCGTCACCACTGTTACTATACCCAGTTTGCACCGGCAGTACTGAGTACCCTGACAAATCAGGGAAAAATACTCTCTCCCATAGTCAAATATCTGTATACAAACTTTCATACAAAAATGCAGCTATATGACACATTTAAGAAAATTGGAGCAAATATCTCCTTTTTTGACATATCATCTGCCTGGGATCGGGCGTTATCTGCCCAAAAAAACATGGAGCAAGCACTTGCCGGACTGTGGCGGTCCCAGAGATCGACCGGACGAGCCGACGTGCTGCTACTCGGTCGCCCATATACGGTTTTATCCTCTTCCATGAACAATAATATTCCAGGCATTTTTGCCAATTTAGGCATTAAAACATTTTTCAATGACATGATTGATCTGGAAGGCATTGATTATTCACCCATTGAACCATTGCTTAAGCAGATCCACTGGAAACATGCGGCGAAAAATTTACAAGCAGCGTATGTTGCCGCCACAACCCCCAATCTGTATCCGGTCTACATTTCATCTTTCAGATGTGCGCCGGATGCTTTTGCCGTGGATTACTTTAAAGAGATCATGGGATCGGCAAACAAACCCTATCTGGTGCTGGAACTGGATGAACATGACTCCAGCGTGGGATATGAAACCCGTATTGAAGCGGCTGTGAGGGCCTTTGAAAATCACAGGCGGCAGGATCAGGCCCCTCAAACCACTGATGCGTCTTTATTTATACCGAAATTTGATAGAAGCATTGAACAGAAAACGGTCATTTTCCCCAACTGGGATGCCATCTCTGGTCACCTCATTGTCAATATCATTAAAAATGAGGGGCACAATGCCATATTGATGGAAGAGAACCAGGAGACCCTTAAAAAAGCGCTTTTAACAAATACCGGACAGTGCCTGCCCTTAAATGCCGTGGCAGCGGGATTTATCCATACCGTTGAAAAAAACGGGCTCTCCCCGGAAAACACCGTTTTATGGCTCAATCAGTCCGATATAGCCTGCAATATAAAAATGTACCCCTACCATATCCAAAAAATTTTGACCCGCCATGGAAAAGGTTTTGAAAAAGCCAGGGTCTATTTAGGGGAGCTCTCTCTTTTTGATTTGGGGTTTAAGGCGTCCACCAACACCTATTTTGCATATATGTTTGGCGGACTTTTCAGGAGCATCGGCTGCAAAATTCGTCCATATGAAATAAACAAGGGACAGACCGATGAGGCGTTGCACACTGCAGGTGCCATCATGGGCACGGCATTTCTCACAGGCGGATCAAAGGAAAAAGCCCTTAAGGAGATCATGTCTGTCTTTGAACAGATCCCGGTAAAAAAAGAAACACGTCCCAAGGTGGGAATCTTCGGGGATCTGTATGTCAGGGACAACCGGATAATGAACCAGAATCTGATCCAGTTCATTGAGGATAATGGCGGAGAAGTCGTAACCACGCCTTATTATCAGTATGTTCAGATCATCGCCAATGCCTATTTTAAAAAATGGTTCAAGGAGGGCAAATACTTAAGCCTGATTTCAAACAAAGCGCTTCTGACAGCCGTAAAAACAATGGAAAAAAAATATTATCCATTTTTTGCGCCGTTTTTCAATGAAACGGAACTCAAGGTAAACGCGCCCTATGAACATATCCTTGAAACCTACGGCATGCTGCCGGAACATACCGGAGAGTCCATGGATAACTTGCTCAAGATCCACTATATTGTCAATGAACATCCGGATATAGCTCTTCTGGTTGCCGTCAACCCGACATTTTGTTGTCCGGGTCTTGTGACCGAGGCCATGGCCTCACAGATTGAAAAAAAGGTCGGCGTTCCGATTGTCAATATTACCTATGATCTGTCCGGAGGCAACAAGAACAGGGTGGTGGTGCCTTTCCTGAAATATTTGCGCAGATCCCCCTATTCCCAGAGCCGGAAAGCTTTTGTCTAA
- a CDS encoding MlaE family ABC transporter permease — protein MFKQRIEKLGSACIDGIRSIGRISIFFSQGICRNFVPFVQISKIMEQVWFIGAKSMFVIVLTAIFTGMVLGLQGYYTLVDFGSEATLGSAVAMTLIRELGPVLSAIMITARAGSAMAAEIGVMRISEQIDALETMDINPVRFTFSPRLSASIISFPLLTALFDVTGIFGGYLTGVVMLGVNRYIYMDRVIRSIDLADVTGGFVKALVFGVIVSTMCCYKGFFAHISGAQAGQGAKSVSLATTDAVVNSCVLILISDYIITFFLV, from the coding sequence ATGTTCAAACAGCGTATTGAAAAATTAGGCTCCGCCTGCATTGACGGCATCCGGTCCATTGGTCGAATATCAATCTTTTTTTCTCAGGGTATCTGCCGGAATTTTGTGCCTTTTGTTCAGATTTCAAAAATCATGGAACAGGTGTGGTTTATTGGGGCTAAGTCCATGTTTGTCATTGTGTTGACGGCAATATTTACCGGCATGGTTCTAGGTCTTCAAGGGTATTACACCCTGGTGGATTTCGGTTCCGAAGCGACCCTTGGGTCAGCCGTGGCCATGACCCTTATCCGTGAGCTTGGGCCGGTACTGTCCGCTATCATGATTACGGCCCGGGCCGGATCAGCCATGGCTGCAGAAATCGGTGTCATGCGAATTTCAGAGCAGATCGACGCCCTTGAAACCATGGACATTAATCCGGTACGGTTTACCTTTTCCCCGCGTCTTTCAGCGTCCATTATCAGCTTTCCGCTTTTAACCGCACTTTTTGATGTTACAGGCATATTCGGCGGATACCTGACAGGCGTTGTAATGCTGGGTGTTAACCGCTATATATACATGGATAGAGTGATCCGAAGCATTGACCTTGCAGATGTCACCGGTGGATTTGTCAAAGCCCTCGTATTTGGCGTGATTGTCTCTACCATGTGCTGTTACAAGGGTTTTTTTGCACATATTTCCGGGGCCCAGGCAGGGCAGGGTGCTAAAAGTGTATCCTTGGCCACCACCGATGCGGTTGTCAATTCCTGTGTCCTTATTCTAATATCTGATTACATCATCACCTTTTTTCTGGTTTAA
- a CDS encoding ABC transporter ATP-binding protein, translating to MGQPYIELIDIHKSFSANHVLDGVNLTIEKGLVTCIIGKSGTGKSVLIKHIIGLIHADSGQVRVDGLPMNEMDNDQKHRFYKQISFMFQDNALFDFLTVWENIALPLTEKKKMPMDQIRQRVKEKMQALEISKHENKYPGQLSGGIRKRVALARALITEPVAVLFDEPTSGLDPVRRNSVHAMISTYQKEFGFTAVIVSHDIPKIFTISQRVAMLDQGKIIYFGKSDEIFQTDNETVKAFISGKETGKET from the coding sequence ATGGGTCAGCCTTACATTGAACTGATAGATATTCATAAAAGTTTTTCAGCCAATCATGTGCTTGACGGCGTCAATCTCACCATTGAAAAGGGTCTGGTGACATGCATAATCGGTAAAAGCGGCACGGGGAAATCTGTTTTGATCAAACACATTATTGGTCTGATACATGCCGATTCCGGTCAGGTCCGCGTGGACGGTTTACCCATGAATGAAATGGACAATGATCAAAAACACCGGTTTTATAAACAAATATCCTTTATGTTTCAGGATAATGCCCTGTTTGATTTTTTAACGGTGTGGGAAAATATTGCTCTGCCGTTAACCGAGAAAAAAAAGATGCCCATGGATCAGATCCGGCAGCGGGTAAAGGAAAAAATGCAGGCCCTGGAGATCAGCAAGCATGAAAACAAATATCCGGGCCAGTTGTCCGGAGGGATCAGAAAGCGTGTGGCCCTTGCCCGGGCCCTGATTACCGAGCCTGTTGCCGTGCTTTTTGACGAGCCTACGTCAGGGCTTGATCCGGTGAGAAGAAACAGCGTCCATGCCATGATTTCAACATACCAGAAAGAATTCGGCTTTACCGCTGTTATTGTCAGCCATGATATCCCGAAGATATTTACCATATCACAGCGTGTGGCCATGCTTGATCAGGGTAAAATTATTTACTTTGGAAAAAGTGACGAGATTTTTCAGACTGACAATGAGACAGTCAAGGCATTTATTTCAGGAAAAGAGACAGGAAAAGAGACCTGA
- the mlaD gene encoding outer membrane lipid asymmetry maintenance protein MlaD, with translation MKLINKELYVGVFVLIGLLCAGYLTVVLGGVPMFGPKGYTLYAYFTSVSGLKDGARIEMAGVEIGNVSEIRLDKERLEAKVAFRINQELQLSEDSIASIKTAGIIGEKYISISPGGSDIMLEDKEAFNNTESTLDIESLIRKFIFKDDNES, from the coding sequence ATGAAATTAATAAATAAGGAATTATATGTAGGCGTCTTTGTTCTTATCGGCCTTTTGTGTGCGGGTTATCTTACGGTTGTTTTGGGTGGTGTCCCGATGTTCGGCCCGAAGGGGTATACGCTGTATGCATATTTTACCTCTGTAAGCGGTTTGAAAGACGGTGCCCGAATTGAGATGGCCGGTGTTGAGATCGGCAATGTCTCTGAGATCAGGCTGGACAAAGAGCGTCTGGAGGCAAAGGTTGCCTTCAGAATCAATCAGGAACTTCAACTCAGCGAAGACAGCATTGCCTCTATTAAAACCGCAGGCATCATTGGTGAAAAATATATTTCCATTTCTCCGGGTGGATCTGATATCATGCTTGAAGATAAAGAGGCGTTTAATAATACCGAATCAACCCTGGATATTGAGTCGCTGATCAGAAAATTTATCTTTAAAGATGATAATGAGTCATGA
- a CDS encoding MlaA family lipoprotein: MKSYWVLSILILTLISGPVVAGNIADQTGQMVFSGADQEAGAADQIDTAQDDGFEADIFQEDQAEQSTHAIVADPLEGFNRAVFVFNDKIYMYGLRPIAKGYARVVPTFARRGVKNFFNNLFFPIRFVNDLLQAKGEAAGMEFSAFFINTTLGFGGLNDFAQKYVGIRLQDEDFGQTLGSYGIGNGFYLMLPVLGPSSLRDAVGRAGDSLINPVNYVQPWELCWGGRGLETVNGASFHIGEYEAFKKASIDPYTAMRNAYIQNRNALVKDLTGAQKLKDSKE, translated from the coding sequence ATGAAATCTTATTGGGTCCTTAGTATTCTGATTCTGACACTGATCTCAGGCCCGGTTGTTGCCGGTAATATAGCAGATCAAACCGGACAAATGGTATTTTCAGGCGCTGATCAGGAAGCCGGTGCAGCCGATCAAATAGATACGGCACAGGATGATGGGTTTGAAGCAGATATTTTTCAGGAAGATCAGGCAGAGCAGAGTACCCATGCCATCGTAGCAGATCCTCTTGAAGGATTTAACCGGGCTGTATTCGTTTTTAACGATAAGATTTACATGTATGGCTTAAGGCCAATAGCAAAGGGGTATGCCCGGGTAGTTCCCACCTTTGCCCGTAGAGGGGTTAAGAACTTTTTTAACAACCTGTTTTTCCCCATCCGTTTTGTCAATGATTTGCTCCAGGCCAAGGGTGAAGCTGCAGGCATGGAATTCTCCGCCTTTTTCATCAACACAACCCTTGGTTTTGGCGGATTAAATGATTTTGCCCAGAAATATGTGGGCATCCGGCTTCAGGATGAAGATTTTGGCCAGACCCTTGGATCATACGGCATTGGCAACGGATTTTACCTGATGCTGCCCGTTCTTGGTCCCAGTTCTTTGAGGGATGCCGTGGGCCGTGCAGGAGACTCGCTTATCAATCCAGTCAACTATGTACAGCCCTGGGAATTGTGCTGGGGGGGACGGGGGCTTGAAACGGTGAACGGGGCATCATTTCACATCGGAGAGTATGAAGCGTTCAAAAAAGCGTCAATAGATCCTTACACAGCCATGCGTAATGCCTATATCCAGAACCGAAACGCCCTTGTCAAAGACTTGACCGGCGCGCAAAAATTAAAGGACAGTAAAGAATAA
- a CDS encoding nitrilase-related carbon-nitrogen hydrolase yields the protein MQNIRVTLVIQNCPVNRFAHNLALTVKNISDAAQQNCDFVVFPEMNLTGYAPADLSNAVALDSGWMDELNRLAQKYNIAILTGLVEKAASKKIYATHLVFRPDQSVARYRKIHLSPFEAPYFSCGDDVKVFKFKGVHFGIQLCYDAHFPELSTAMALKKADIIFIPHASPRGTPEEKSASWKRHLTARAFDNAVFVAAVNQVGENDAGLNFPGISMMLGPDGFLAGENIAYENKMHTYILDMSVLEQIRTHKMRYFLPNRRANLIEK from the coding sequence ATGCAAAACATCCGTGTGACCCTGGTCATCCAGAACTGCCCTGTGAACCGGTTCGCGCACAATCTTGCCCTGACGGTCAAAAATATTTCTGATGCGGCACAGCAGAACTGTGATTTTGTTGTGTTCCCTGAAATGAACCTTACAGGGTATGCCCCGGCGGATTTAAGTAATGCCGTTGCCCTTGATTCCGGATGGATGGATGAGCTGAACCGGCTTGCACAAAAATACAATATCGCGATACTAACCGGACTTGTTGAAAAGGCGGCGTCTAAAAAAATCTATGCCACCCACCTGGTGTTTCGCCCGGATCAGTCCGTGGCCAGGTACAGAAAAATTCATTTATCTCCATTTGAGGCACCCTATTTCAGCTGTGGAGATGATGTCAAGGTCTTTAAATTCAAAGGGGTGCATTTCGGAATCCAGCTTTGTTACGACGCCCATTTTCCGGAATTATCCACGGCCATGGCATTAAAAAAGGCGGATATTATTTTTATTCCCCATGCGTCTCCACGGGGAACGCCTGAAGAAAAAAGCGCATCCTGGAAGCGCCATTTAACGGCACGGGCATTTGATAATGCCGTGTTTGTGGCAGCGGTTAATCAGGTCGGCGAAAATGATGCAGGGCTTAATTTCCCCGGAATATCCATGATGCTTGGCCCTGACGGATTTTTGGCCGGTGAAAACATCGCATACGAAAATAAAATGCACACCTATATACTGGACATGTCGGTACTTGAACAGATCCGCACCCACAAAATGAGATACTTTCTGCCCAACAGGCGGGCCAATCTCATTGAAAAATAA
- the ahbA gene encoding siroheme decarboxylase subunit alpha, which yields MIEDQTSKDILNRIQADFPIHPRPYKVLAEELGLSEDQLIDRIEQMKQEMIIRRIGGNFSPDRLGFYSTLCAARVEPDKIELFTRTVNAFSGVTHNYQRNHQYNIWFTFIAPSVQEIKERLETISQKTGVTEILNLPATHVFKIAANFKV from the coding sequence ATGATAGAAGACCAGACAAGCAAAGACATACTTAACCGGATTCAGGCTGACTTCCCTATTCATCCAAGGCCCTACAAGGTTTTAGCCGAAGAACTGGGGCTAAGTGAAGACCAGCTCATCGATAGAATAGAGCAAATGAAACAGGAGATGATTATCCGCAGAATCGGAGGAAATTTCAGTCCCGACCGTTTAGGTTTTTATTCCACCCTGTGTGCGGCCCGGGTGGAACCTGATAAAATTGAACTGTTCACTAGAACCGTTAATGCCTTCAGCGGCGTTACACATAATTATCAAAGGAATCATCAGTACAATATCTGGTTTACGTTTATTGCGCCTTCAGTCCAAGAAATTAAAGAACGCCTTGAAACCATTTCACAAAAAACCGGAGTGACCGAGATTCTTAATCTGCCGGCCACCCATGTATTTAAAATAGCAGCTAATTTTAAAGTCTGA